The stretch of DNA AGTATAGCGGGAGGTGTAGTCTTATTTGGAATTGCATTTTTCTTAGGAGAAAATATTTTAAGAACAGAAGCTATTGAATGGGGGATTTTAGGAGGTGTTTTAGTTTTTTTACTATTTTTATTTTTATACAAAACCTTAGAAATAAAATCAGCCAGTTATCTTTCAATGATGAGTATGATGTTTTCGGTTATGGTAGCCTTGTTGCAATATAGCCTTTTTGGAGTAACATTAGGTTCTTGGCAAATTATAGGAGCAACCATTATTATTTTGGCAGTTATTTTATTAGAGATTTATTCTCAAAAAAAAGAAAAACGATTTTCGTAAAGATTTCTTACATCTCATATTATAAATATGATAATAGCTTTCAAATCTCTAATTAAATGATTTTTTGTAAATTTCCCTTTCAAAAGATACAATATGATACAATCGGATGTTTTAATCATTGGTTCAGGAGTTTCCGGATTAAGTTATGCTATTAAAATTGCAGAAAAATCACCTCAAACTACCATTCATATTATTACAAAAAATGAAGCAATGGAGTCCAATACCAAATATGCACAAGGAGGTATTTCGATTGTATTAAATAATGAAACGGATTCTTTCGAAAAACATATTCAAGATACTCTAATCGCAGGAGATGGATTGTGTGATGAAAAAGTAGTGAAGTTTGTAGTAGAAGAAGCTCCAGAACGTTTTCAAGAATTGGTTTCTTGGGGAGGAAGATTTGATAAAAATGAAGATGGGACATACAATCTGGGAAAAGAAGGAGGGCATACCGATTTTCGTGTAGCACATCATAAAGATATCACAGGCTTTGAAATTGAGAGAACCTTGATTGAAAAAGTAAAACAATATCCTAATATTCAGATTTATGAATATCATTATGCGATTGATTTAATTACAGAACATCATATTCCTAATGCTAATTTAAACGATGGAGTAACTTGTTATGGAGCCTATGTTTTGGATACTAAAACTGAGGAAATTAAAACATTTATTGCAAAAGTAATAAATGTAGCCATGGGAGGTGCTGGACAAGTATACCAATATACTACCAATCCTCTTGTAGCAACAGGAGATGGAATTGGATTAGCTTATCGTGCAAAAGCTCATATTAAAAATATGCAATTTTACCAATTTCATCCAACTGCTTTATATGGTGTTTCAAATCCTGCTTTCTTAATCTCTGAAGCTGTTCGAGGTTTTGGGGCTAAATTAAGAACACAAAATGGTAAAAAATTTATGCATAAATATGATTCTCGTGAAGAATTAGCTTCAAGAGATATTGTGGCTCGTGCTATTGATAATGAATTAAAAGTAAACGGTGACGATTATGTTTGTTTAGATTGCCGTGATTTACCTAAAGAAGCATTCTTAGAGCATTTCCCTAATATTTATGATAAATGCTTATCAATTGGAATTGATTGCTTTAAAGATCTAATTCCAGTAGTCCCAGCGGCACATTATATGTGTGGAGGAATAGAAGTTGATGAATTTGGACAAAGCTCATTAGAAAATTTATTTGCTATAGGTGAAGTGACTTGTTCAGGCCTTCATGGAGCAAATCGATTAGCATCCAATTCTTTACTAGAAGGAATTGTTTATAGTCATCGAGCTGCTCAAAAAACATTAGAAATTATAACCAAAATTGATCATAGTAAAATTTTGGAAGATATTCCACATTGGAACCAAGAAGGTATGAAACTTCCTGAAGAAATGGTTTTAATCAATTATATTAAAAAAGAATTGCGCTCTTTAATGATGGATTTAGTAGGAATTGTTCGTACGAATCAACGTTTAGAGCTAGCTACTAAAAAAGTAGATGATATTTTTAAGTCGGTTAAAGAATTATATGATATTTCTATTCTGACACCTCAATTAGCCGAATTACGAAATGTTGTTTCGGTTGCTTATTTAATTATAGAACAATCTAAAGCCCAACAAGAAAATAAAGGTGCATTTTTCAATAAAGATTTAGATTAATCCTTTTTCAATTTTATAAAATGTATTCATAACTAAGCTAAATAAATTAGTTTAAAAGAGATAATCATAAATCAATATTTTTATTCATTCTTTTATTTTTGTATCTTAAAAGAAATTTTTTAAGATATACTATTCGAGATTATTATATGATATATATCATTAATTATGTTCGTTGGTCGATATCTGGTTATAAATCATGATTTTAAGACTTATTTTTAAAAGAAATTTAACATATGAAAAAATGATCTACGTCATTTTCTAACGTATTACTAGACTGTAAATTTGGGGTACAAATGTTAAAATAACGGATATAAATATTTAAATATGAAAAGACAATTAACTTTCTTAGCCATTTTAGGCGCTGTAACTTTGGGTGCTCAACAATTAGATGTTGATCTAGAAATTCGCCCGAGGTATGAATACAATCATGGTGCAAAAACACTAGCGCCAGAAAATACTGACCCAGATAATACGATTGATCAACGTTCTCGACTGAATATTGGATATAAGCAAGATAAAGTTCAAGTATATTTTACTTTGCAAGATGTTCGTATTTGGGGAGAAGAAGCCAGCACCATGAATAATACGTCAACACGATCTACTACAAATGAAATGACAGAAATTCATCAGGCTTGGGCAAAAATTGATTTAGGTAAAAAATATGCTTTTAAATTTGGTCGTCAAGAAATTGCATTAGATGATCAGAGAATTATAGGTAGTGTTGGATGGGCACAGCAAGCACGTTCTTTTGATGCTGGTATTATTAAAGCAAACTATGATAACGGATGGAAAGCAGACTTAGCATTTGCATTTAATCAAACTGATAATTCTTTTGGAAATGGATCTATTTATGAAGGATCTGATTTTAAAAGTATGCAATATTTATGGTTACATAAAGATTTTAAAAATTTAAAAGCATCCTTTTTAGCCTTAAATACAGGTTGGCAAGATGTAGATCCTGTAACAGGAGAAAAAAATTCAGGAACACAGAATCGTCAAACTTGGGGAACACACTTGAAATATAATCCAGGTAGTTTAGCGGTAACAGGTAATCTTTACTATCAATCAGGTGAAGATTTAGCTGAGCGCGATATCAATGCTTGGTTAGTTGGGTTAGATGCTCAATATAAATTTAAAAATAACTTCTCTGTTGGAGCTGGTGGTGAATACCAATCTGGTACTGATTATGATGAAACAGGAGAAAACAATTCTTTTAACCCAATTTTTGGTACAAACCACAAATTTAATGGTTTAATGGATTACTTCTATGTAGGAAATCATATTGATAACGTTGGTTTGGTTGATTTATATGCTAATCTAGGTTATGCAAAAAATAAATGGTTTGTAAAAGGAGCTGTTCACTCATTCTCTGCACCAGCTGACATTTCTGCCGATTCAGATTCTTATTTAGGAACAGAAATGGATTTAACAGCAGGATATAAATATACGAAGTATATTAGTTTCCAAGCAGGTTATTCTCAAATGTTTGAATCAGATGGTATGGAGCAGTTAAAAAATGTAGATAATCCAGCTGATTTTAATAACTGGGGTTATTTTATGATTACAGTAAATCCTAAGATATTTAGTAAAAAATTAGACTTTTAATGAGTTTTTTTAAAAAAATATTACCTCCGCCAGGATGGCGTATTCCAGTAATCATTGTGCTAGGGTTTATTATAGGTACTGTTTTATATGTAGGGAAAATCTCAAATGCTACATCCTACTTATCAGACGATCCCAAAGCATGTATTAACTGTCATGTTATGAATACACAATATGCTACTTGGCATGCAAGCTCACATAGAGAACGTGCTTCCTGTAACGATTGTCATGTACCTCATGATAATGTTTTTAGAAAATATGCGTTCAAAGCACGTGATGGAATGTATCATGCTTATATGTTTACATTTAATTTACAACCTGAGGCTATTAAAATGCATGAAGCAGGTCAAGAAGTTGTAATGGAAAACTGTATCCGTTGTCATGAAAATTTGGTTGTGGATCATAAAAATGCAGGAGAAGGTAAAATTGCAAATTTAGAAGTTCACCGAACCGATCGTCAATGTTGGGAATGCCATAGAGAAGTACCTCATGGTAGACGTAAAAGTCAATCTTCAATTGATGTTATGATTAAAGATAAGACACCTGAATACAACACACCTGATTGGATGCGTAAAGAATAAGATTACAAGACTAAAAAAGAAAAAAGATTAAAAAATGAATAAGACAACAAGAAATTGGCTCGTCTTTTTTGCAACCGTATTAGTTGCCTTCTTTGTAGGTTGGTTAGGTTCCAACATTACAGAAAAGAATACAGAAGCACGATTTGCCGGAGGACCAAAAGCTGAAATTAGTGATATGGATCCTCGAAATGAAGTTTGGGGGAAAAATTACCCAAAACAGTTTGAAAGCTATTATGAAACAGCAGATACTACATTTGCTAGTCGATACAATGGATCACATACCATTGATGAATTAGAAGAAGATCCTATGCTTGTTATGCTTTGGGCAGGATATGGTTTCTCAAAAGGTTATAAACAAGGACGTGGACATTTTTATGCAGTAGAAGATCTTCGTGAAATTGAAAGAACAGGTGCACCAACTGGTGATCATGATGGTCCTATGCCTGGTACGTGTTGGACATGTAAATCTCCAGATGTTCCTCGTTATATGAAAGCTAAAGGAGCTCCTGATAGTTTATATGCTGGAAAATGGGCAAGTAAAGGTGCGGAAATTGTAAATCCAATTGGTTGTGCTGATTGCCATGATCCTAAAACGATGGATTTAACAATAACACGACCTGCTTTAATTGAAGCTTTCGAAGAAATGGGGAAAGATATCAATAAAGCTACCCATAATGAAATGCGCTCATTAGTTTGTGCACAATGTCACGTTGAATATTATTTTGATAAGAAAAAACCAGGTCATGAAGGTGTTCCTTACCTAACATTCCCATGGAAATATGGTATGGGAGTAGATGAAATGGAAAAATATTATGATGAAATTGAATTTAAGGATTGGACTCATAAAATTAGTGGAACACCTATGTTAAAAGCACAGCATCCAGGTTATGAAACTTTTGTAACAGGAGTTCATGCTAAACGTGGTGTATCGTGTGCCGACTGTCATATGCCTTATAAAACAGAAGGAGGTGTGAAATTTACTGATCACAAAATTCAGTCTCCATTAGATAATATTGAAAATTCTTGTGGTGTTTGTCATCGTGAAAAAACACAACAATTGGTAGATGATGTTTACCAAAGACAAGATGCTGTAAAGAAAAATACATTAGCATTAGAAAAAATATTAGTTCGTGCACATGTTGAAACAGCAAAAGCAATGGAATTAGGTGCAACGGATGAACAATTAAAAGACATTCGTCAAGATATTCGTCATGGTCAATGGCGTTGGGATTATTCAGTAGCAGCTCATGGTGCTTCTTTTCACGCACCTGTTGAAACAGCTCGTATTGTTTCTACTGGTATTGAACAAGCACAAGATGCTCGTGTGAAGTTAGCACGTTTGTTATCTAAATTAGGATATGAAGGTGAAGTGCCTTATCCAGATGTAGATACCAAGGAAAAAGCACAACGTTATATTGGTCTAGATCCTGAAAAAATGAAGTCTGAAAAAGAGAGGTTCTTAAAAACATTAGTACCTCAATGGGATGCTGAAGCAGAAAAACGTGAAGCAACGTATGGAACAAAAGAAGGTGAAAAATATGGAGTAGGAGCAATCCAGTCCGTTCAAACTTCAGCAAAATAACATACCTTTGTTATAGAAGAAGGTAATGAAGAAAGAAACGATTTATAAAGAATCATTTATAGTTTGTTTAGGCCTGCTTATAGCAGGCCTAGCTATTGAATATGTAAATGGTGGGAAAGGTGTACCGCAGATTCAATCTCCATATAATTGGATAGGGTTAATTATCCATGTTGTACTGGGAATTGTATTGATATTCTTTTTTAAAAAATCAGAATTAACACAATGGTTAACTAAAGTTCCCGTTTCTATAGTTTCTATGATCGGATTTCTTTGTGTCTGTGCTATTTTAGGAACCATTCCTCAAATAGAATCTGAAAATGAGTGGATTAATACATTGCGTTTGAACAAAGTAACTACCAGTTGGTATTTTACTTTTATGGTTTTTTGGATGCTAACATGCTTATTGTTAGTAGGATTAAAACGTGTTAAAAATGGAGTCCTAAAAAATTGGGGATTTATTTTAAATCATTTTGGATTATATATAGCCTTAGTTGCAGGTGTTTTTGGTTCTACGGATATTCAAAAAGTTATTTTAGAAGTAGAAGAAAATAAATTAAATTGGATTGCAAAAGATGAAGTAACAAAACAACCTGTAGCATTACCCTTTGCAATTTATTTAGATGATTTTATTTTAGAAGAATATTTACCTAAAATTTCCATACATGATAATCATTCAGGAGAATTAATAACCAATCAAGGTAAAACTATTGTAGAAGCTAAAGAAGGAACTATTTTTGAAGTAGAAGATAATCCGATAAAAATAAAAAAATATCTTCCTTTTGCTATTAAATTTGGAAAAGATTTTAAACAAGTTTATCAATATGGAGCCTCACCAGCTGTTTTATTAGAAACAAAAGGAAAAGAATTTTGGTTAGCAAGTGGTACATATAATTTCCCCGCTCAAAATTATTCTATTACAAAAGATAAAACTTTAATTTTAACCTTTCCAGAGCCTAAAAAATATCAATCAAATGTAAAAATAATAGATCAAGAGGGAAAAGAAACCAAAGCAACACTTTTGGTTAATGAAACATTCCATTACAATGGCTGGAAAATCTATCAATTAGGTTTTGATGATAAAAAAGGACGATGGTCAGAAAAAAGTAGTTTTGAATTAGTTCGAGATCCTTGGTTACCTATTGTATACATAGGAATTTTTATGATGATTTTTGGTGCTATACACATGATTTGGATTGGGAAAAGAAATAAATAAAATATGAATTATAAAGTTGTAAGTGTTTGGTAAATTTTAAGTTAAAAGGTTACTGAAGTAATTAAGTTTGAAAGGATTTTATTTTGAAAATTGTAGCAAAAAGAAAATTTAGAGATAAAATGTAATGAATTATAACCCATACCACGCAACACATAACTATTAAAACAATGACTTGGATTAATTTTCCATATTACGCTTTAGGAATTATTCTATGTTGGATAATCGGAATACTGATGCTTATTTTTTCTTATAAAAAAGAATCATTTGAAAAAATAGCTTTAGGAGCTTTTATAATAGGAACCCTTATTCAAGCTATTTTTATACTAAACTTATGGCAAACTTTAGAGCGACCTCCTCTTAGAACATTAGGAGAAACACGATTATGGTATTCCTTTTTTTACACCTTTAATAGGATATTTTGTTTATGCAAAATGGCGTTATAAATGGCTTTTGCTTTATAGTTTTTCAGTAGGAATATTATTTTTAGTAATTAATTGTTTTTCTCCTGAAACGTATAATAAATCGTTAATGCCTGCTTTGATTAGTCCATGGTTTATACCTCATGTTTTGGTATATTTATTTGCCTATGCGATTCTTTCAGCATCTTTTTTTGTTGCTTTAAAAGCATTTTTTGATTTGAGAAAAAATCATAATCAAAAAAACAAAGAAAATTTACAACTAGCAGATAATTTAGTGTACTTAGGAGTTGGTTTTTTAACACTAGGGTTGCTTTTTGGAGCACTTTGGGCAAAGGAAGCTTGGGGACATTATTGGGCATGGGACCCAAAAGAAATATGGGCTTTTTTAACCTGGATGGGTTATTTATTATACATTCATCAGCGAATTTATCAACCTAAAAAAACAAAACAAGCATTAATTTTCTTAATAATAGGCTTTGTAATTCTCATGATCTGTTGGTTTGGAGTCAATTATTTACCAGTAGCTCAAACGAGTGTTCATACTTATACACAGTAACCTTAGTTTGATCGAAGCTAATCATTAACCAATCCTAAAAAAATAAAATTCTGATAAAAAATCTGTATTTTAAGAGGAAATGGAAAATAGACGAATTTTATTAACAGGTGTTACAGGTTATATAGGTAAAAGGTTATTACCCATTCTTTTAGAACAAGGTGATGAAGTGATATGCTGTGTTAGAGATATTGATAAATTTCAAAATGAGATTTATTTGAGTCATGAAAGAGTTAGTATTATTGAAGTTGACTTTTTGAAAAAAGGAACATTATCTAAAATTCCAAAAAAAATTGATGTTGCATATTATTTAATTCATTCTATGTCTTCTTCTGTAGAGAAATTTACAGAATTAGAAGCAGAATGTGCTTTTAATTTTAGAGAGACTTTGGATAAAACGAATGTTCAGCAAGTGATTTATTTAAGCGGGATTGTTAACAAAACAACGTTATCACAACATTTGATATCAAGAAAAAATGTTGAAAAAGGATTACAGTCTCGTCATTATGCATTAACCACTTTTCGAGCGGGTATTATTGTAGGTTCTGGTAGCGCATCTTTTGAAATTATTCGTGATTTGGTTGAAAAATTACCTATTATGATAACTCCTAAATGGTTGAACACAAAAACACAACCCATAGCTGTTCGAGATGTTTTGACTTTTTTATCAAAGGCTATTTTAAAAGAGGATTTATTGAATCAATCATTTGATATAGGGAGTCCTAATGTACTTACATATAAAGAAATGCTTTTAGGGTATGCAAAAGTTAGAGGTTTGAAAAGATGGATATTTACTTTACCTGTTATGACACCTAAACTTTCAAGTTATTGGTTGTATTTTATTACTTCAACATCGTATAAATTAGCAGTTAGTTTAGTTAATAGTATGAAAGTAGAGGTAATTGCTAAACCTTCTAAAATCAATCAAATACTAGAAATAAAGCCTATTTCATATGAAAAAGCAATAGAATTAGCCTTCAAAAAGATTCAACAAAATAGTATTGTGTCAAGTTGGAAAGATGCTAGTATTAGTAGTCAATTTAATGATGATTTATCAGAGCATATACAGGTTCCTCATTTTGGATGTTATAAGGATATTAAAGTTAGAAAGGTAATAGATCAAGAAAAAGTGTTAAATAAAATATGGTCTATTGGTGGAGAAAATGGATGGTATTATGCAAATAGTTTATGGGAAATTAGGGGAATAATAGATCAGTTAGTTGGAGGAATAGGTTTGAGAAGAGGTCGGACGAGTAAAACTGAATTAAATCCAGGTGATGCATTAGATTTTTGGAGAGTTATTAAAGCAAGTAAAGAAGAAACTCATTTGCTATTATATGCTGAAATGAAAATTCCTGGAGAAGCATGGTTAGAATTTAAAATTATGAAAGAAAAATTATACCAAAGAGCTGTGTTTAGACCTAAAGGTGTTCGTGGTAGGTTATATTGGTATATGGTCTTGCCTTTTCATTATTTTATTTTTAATGGAATGATTAATAAATTGGTTAGTTTTAAAGGAAATACCCCTGAATAATCTAAAAAAAATAATCATGGGATTTCTGTATATTTGAAAAAAATCAAAGATGATAAAAGATTTTGTAGCTGCTGTAAAAACGTATCCAAAAGCACTTTTTTTAGTGAAAAAACTAAATTTATGGAAATATTTTTTTATTCCTGCATTGATTAGTTTAGGGTTTGCCATTTTATTAGGCTTTTCAATGTATTATTTATCTGATGATATTGGACATCTATTAAGTAGTTTTTATCCTTTTTCATATGGAAAAGAATGGATAGAATCTGCTGCTAATTTAGTAGGAGGATTATTGATTTTAGGTATAGGATTGGTTTTATATAAACACATTGTTATGGCTTTGTCAGCTCCATTTATGTCACCACTTTCTGAAAAAGTTGAAGAGTATTTAACAGGAGTAGATTGTACCATCCCTTCTATGGGTGAATCATTGATTAGAGGGATAAGAATCAATGTTCGAAATTTATTTTTTGAATTATTAATTGTAATTCCGTGTACGTTTTTGTCTTTTATTCCTGTTATAGGCTTAGGATTTACGATCCTTTCATTTTTAACACAATCGTATTATGCAGGTTTTGGTAATATGGATTATACGTTGGAACGTCATTTAAATTATCGAAATAGTATTGGTTTTGTAAAGGGAAACCGTCCTACAGCTATTGGAAATGGTAGTTTGTATACTTTGACACTCTTGCTTCCTTTTATAGGAATTATTTTCATATTACCTATAGCGGCGACAGCTGCAACCATTTCAACTATTGAAAAATTAAACGTAGATCCTAAACATTTGCATACATGAAAAAGTATGCTGTTACGAAAATAAAGGATCATATGTCTTTTGATGAAGCTTTTAATTCTTTGGATTCAGTTCCTTATTTTAAGATAAATGAAGTCAATTGGAGTGCGTATCCTTATAAACCCAATGTGAATGGGAAGCTAGCATGGAATACGAAAGGATTGTTTTTAGAATTTCAAGTAGAAGAAAATCAGTTAAAAGCAGAACAAGTTGCTTTTATGGGACCAGTTCATCGTGATAGTTGTGTAGAGTTTTTTGTAAGTATTGATAATAAGCATTATTATAACTTTGAGTTTAATGCAATAGGAGCACGTTACGTGAATTTTCGTTCTATTGAAACTAGAGAAAAAAAACCTTTTTCAAAAAAAGTATTAGAACAAATTCAAGTGAAATCGAGTGAAAAACTATTTACCAAAGTAGATCGTAAAAAAGCAAAATGGAAATTAAATGTATGGATACCTTTTTCATTTTTTATAGAAAAGAATATACCTCAAAAAATAATTAAAGCTAATTTTTATAAATGTGGAGATGGTTTAGAAATTCCACATTATCTTTCTTGGAATGCTATTCAAACTAAAAAACCATCTTTTCATGAACCTGATTTTTTTGGAGAACTGAGTTTTGAAAAATAATCCATTTGTATGATTAAGTATAAAAACTAAAAAATCCTTTAGCGATATAAAAAAGTCCTTTAGAGAGTTTTGTTTTTATAAGAAGTAGGTCTTTCATCAGTATATATTATAGTATAAATGGATGGTTATAAAAAATCATTATAAAGTATTTTACTACCCATAAAACCACATAAATACATCTTTTCCTATTATTAAAATTTTTGTGAAAATATTTTTTTTCAATATAAATAATATAGTCTTTTTTATAAAAAGATCTTTTTATCAGCTATTAGGATCTTTTTAAAATACAATTATATTTGAAAAAAAACTAAATGTTAAAAGTTCTGTTTATAGGGGGAATCATTATAACATTAAATGTTCTGTTGCAAGCTTTAGGTAATGTTGTATGGTTAAAAAGAATGGTAGGAAGTTTTCAAAAAAAACATGAAATTATATATTCTGTTCCTACAATAAGATTACTTGTTTCATCATTTTTGTTTCTAACCATACTGCATTGTATTCAAATTGGTATTTGGGCATTGTTTTATCATTTTAATACAGCTATCAGTCATAATTTTATAAACGAGTTAGATGCTTTATATTTTTCATTTGTCACGTTTACTACATTAGGTTATGGAGATATCACTTTAGATTCTGAATGGAAATTGTTGTCAGGATTAGAAGCCATCAATGGGATTATGCTCATTGGATGGTCAACTGCATTAATGTACTCTTTAATTCAGCATATATATAAAAATAAGTTGTA from Flavobacteriaceae bacterium UJ101 encodes:
- the nadB gene encoding L-aspartate oxidase (Catalyzes the oxidation of L-aspartate to iminoaspartate. Belongs to the FAD-dependent oxidoreductase 2 family. NadB subfamily.; KEGG: cpi:Cpin_0950 L-aspartate oxidase); translated protein: MIQSDVLIIGSGVSGLSYAIKIAEKSPQTTIHIITKNEAMESNTKYAQGGISIVLNNETDSFEKHIQDTLIAGDGLCDEKVVKFVVEEAPERFQELVSWGGRFDKNEDGTYNLGKEGGHTDFRVAHHKDITGFEIERTLIEKVKQYPNIQIYEYHYAIDLITEHHIPNANLNDGVTCYGAYVLDTKTEEIKTFIAKVINVAMGGAGQVYQYTTNPLVATGDGIGLAYRAKAHIKNMQFYQFHPTALYGVSNPAFLISEAVRGFGAKLRTQNGKKFMHKYDSREELASRDIVARAIDNELKVNGDDYVCLDCRDLPKEAFLEHFPNIYDKCLSIGIDCFKDLIPVVPAAHYMCGGIEVDEFGQSSLENLFAIGEVTCSGLHGANRLASNSLLEGIVYSHRAAQKTLEIITKIDHSKILEDIPHWNQEGMKLPEEMVLINYIKKELRSLMMDLVGIVRTNQRLELATKKVDDIFKSVKELYDISILTPQLAELRNVVSVAYLIIEQSKAQQENKGAFFNKDLD
- a CDS encoding cytochrome c-type protein NrfH (Subunit of the nitrite reductase complex that mediates electron transfer from quinol to the catalytic subunit.) is translated as MSFFKKILPPPGWRIPVIIVLGFIIGTVLYVGKISNATSYLSDDPKACINCHVMNTQYATWHASSHRERASCNDCHVPHDNVFRKYAFKARDGMYHAYMFTFNLQPEAIKMHEAGQEVVMENCIRCHENLVVDHKNAGEGKIANLEVHRTDRQCWECHREVPHGRRKSQSSIDVMIKDKTPEYNTPDWMRKE
- the nrfA gene encoding nitrite reductase (cytochrome; ammonia-forming) (Catalyzes the reduction of nitrite to ammonia, consuming six electrons in the process; Belongs to the cytochrome c-552 family.; KEGG: doi:FH5T_18040 nitrite reductase (cytochrome c-552)), which gives rise to MNKTTRNWLVFFATVLVAFFVGWLGSNITEKNTEARFAGGPKAEISDMDPRNEVWGKNYPKQFESYYETADTTFASRYNGSHTIDELEEDPMLVMLWAGYGFSKGYKQGRGHFYAVEDLREIERTGAPTGDHDGPMPGTCWTCKSPDVPRYMKAKGAPDSLYAGKWASKGAEIVNPIGCADCHDPKTMDLTITRPALIEAFEEMGKDINKATHNEMRSLVCAQCHVEYYFDKKKPGHEGVPYLTFPWKYGMGVDEMEKYYDEIEFKDWTHKISGTPMLKAQHPGYETFVTGVHAKRGVSCADCHMPYKTEGGVKFTDHKIQSPLDNIENSCGVCHREKTQQLVDDVYQRQDAVKKNTLALEKILVRAHVETAKAMELGATDEQLKDIRQDIRHGQWRWDYSVAAHGASFHAPVETARIVSTGIEQAQDARVKLARLLSKLGYEGEVPYPDVDTKEKAQRYIGLDPEKMKSEKERFLKTLVPQWDAEAEKREATYGTKEGEKYGVGAIQSVQTSAK
- a CDS encoding cytochrome c bioproteinis protein CcsA (Required during biogenesis of c-type cytochromes (cytochrome c6 and cytochrome f) at the step of heme attachment; Belongs to the CcmF/CycK/Ccl1/NrfE/CcsA family.); the encoded protein is MPALISPWFIPHVLVYLFAYAILSASFFVALKAFFDLRKNHNQKNKENLQLADNLVYLGVGFLTLGLLFGALWAKEAWGHYWAWDPKEIWAFLTWMGYLLYIHQRIYQPKKTKQALIFLIIGFVILMICWFGVNYLPVAQTSVHTYTQ
- a CDS encoding dTDP-glucose 4,6-dehydratase (KEGG: hma:rrnAC2178 dTDP-glucose 4,6-dehydratase) yields the protein MENRRILLTGVTGYIGKRLLPILLEQGDEVICCVRDIDKFQNEIYLSHERVSIIEVDFLKKGTLSKIPKKIDVAYYLIHSMSSSVEKFTELEAECAFNFRETLDKTNVQQVIYLSGIVNKTTLSQHLISRKNVEKGLQSRHYALTTFRAGIIVGSGSASFEIIRDLVEKLPIMITPKWLNTKTQPIAVRDVLTFLSKAILKEDLLNQSFDIGSPNVLTYKEMLLGYAKVRGLKRWIFTLPVMTPKLSSYWLYFITSTSYKLAVSLVNSMKVEVIAKPSKINQILEIKPISYEKAIELAFKKIQQNSIVSSWKDASISSQFNDDLSEHIQVPHFGCYKDIKVRKVIDQEKVLNKIWSIGGENGWYYANSLWEIRGIIDQLVGGIGLRRGRTSKTELNPGDALDFWRVIKASKEETHLLLYAEMKIPGEAWLEFKIMKEKLYQRAVFRPKGVRGRLYWYMVLPFHYFIFNGMINKLVSFKGNTPE